One part of the Vicia villosa cultivar HV-30 ecotype Madison, WI linkage group LG6, Vvil1.0, whole genome shotgun sequence genome encodes these proteins:
- the LOC131610426 gene encoding pentatricopeptide repeat-containing protein At1g09900, which translates to MAILRLNHYLLGKALASHFCVNHLSCIALNLHSVLGSYSTTSKGKSNSENFNDGFGKVGHGFPEKLGFAASVNDNVEEDDEEIEEEGSDIDESLEIISSFHGKDNKKRESIARFEIDESEFRHPLVREVCRLITLRSSWNPKFEENLRHLLRSLKPRLVCAVLRSQEDERIALSFFYWADRQWRYRHDTIVYYTMLDILSKTKLCQGARRVLRLLTRRGIECSPEAFGYVMVSYSRAGKLRNALRLLTLMQKAGVEPDLSICNTAVYVLVKGDKLEKALRFLERMQVAGIEPDIVSYNCLIKGYCDLHRIDDALKLIAEMPSKGCPPDKVSYYTVMAFLCKDRKVEEVKRLMENMVRNSNLIPDQVTYNTLIHAFSKHGHADDALAFLREAEDKGFHIDKVGYSAVVDSFCKKRRIDDAKSLVIDMHSKGCNPDVVTYTAIIDGFCRAGKIDEAKKMLQQMYKHGCRPNTVTYTALLNGLCQNGKSLEAREMISVSEENWWTPNAITYSAVMHGFRREGKLSEACDLIREMIGKGFLPNPVEINLLIQSLCKYQNVVEAKKLLEECLHKGCAVNVVNFTAVIYGFCQIGDLDAALSVLDDMYLSNKHPDAITYTALFDALGKKGRLDEAAELIVKMLGKGFDPTPVTYRAVIHRFCQWRRVDDMMKLLEKMLARQPFRMVYNQVIEKLCHFGNFEEAEKLLGKVLRTASKLDAKTCHILMESYLNKGTAMSAYKVACQMFRRNLIPDLKLCEKVSKKLVLDGKSAEADNLMLRFVERGIQQNEMHL; encoded by the coding sequence atggcaATCCTGAGATTGAATCATTATCTGCTGGGAAAAGCTTTAGCTTCCCATTTCTGTGTTAATCATTTGTCATGTATTGCTTTGAATCTTCATTCTGTTTTGGGTTCTTATTCAACCACTAGTAAGGGTAAATCCAACAGTGAGAATTTCAATGATGGGTTTGGGAAAGTGGGTCATGGGTTTCCTGAAAAATTAGGTTTTGCTGCAAGTGTTAATGATAAtgtagaagaagatgatgaagaaattgaagaggaaGGTAGTGATATTGATGAGAGTCTTGAGATTATTAGTTCATTTCATGGAAAAGATAACAAAAAGAGAGAAAGTATTGCAAGATTTGAAATTGATGAGAGTGAATTTCGACACCCGTTGGTTAGGGAAGTATGTAGGTTAATTACTCTTAGGTCGAGTTGGAACCCtaaatttgaagaaaatttgagGCATTTATTAAGGAGTCTTAAACCGAGACTTGTTTGTGCTGTTTTGCGGTCTCAAGAGGATGAAAGGATTGCTTTGAGTTTTTTTTACTGGGCGGATCGGCAGTGGCGTTATAGACATGATACTATTGTGTACTATACAATGCTGGATATTCTTAGCAAGACTAAATTGTGTCAAGGTGCGAGGCGGGTTTTGCGGCTTTTGACTCGCCGAGGAATTGAGTGTTCTCCTGAGGCTTTTGGTTATGTGATGGTGTCGTATAGCCGGGCAGGGAAGTTGAGGAATGCGTTGCGACTTCTGACATTGATGCAGAAAGCTGGAGTCGAACCTGATTTATCGATATGTAACACTGCTGTTTATGTTTTGGTTAAGGGCGATAAATTGGAAAAAGCGTTAAGATTCTTGGAACGAATGCAGGTGGCTGGAATTGAACCTGATATTGTTAGTTATAACTGTTTGATCAAAGGTTACTGTGATTTACATCGGATTGATGATGCATTGAAGCTTATTGCAGAAATGCCATCTAAGGGATGTCCTCCGGATAAAGTTAGTTACTATACGGTAATGGCTTTTCTATGTAAGGATAGAAAAGTTGAAGAAGTGAAGCGTTTGATGGAGAATATGGTTCGAAATAGTAATTTAATACCGGATCAGGTTACGTATAATACACTTATCCATGCATTTTCGAAGCACGGACACGCAGACGATGCTCTTGCTTTCCTTAGGGAAGCAGAAGACAAGGGTTTCCACATTGATAAGGTCGGGTATAGTGCAGTAGTCGACTCGTTTTGTAAAAAAAGGAGGATAGACGATGCAAAGAGTTTGGTGATCGATATGCACTCGAAAGGTTGTAATCCTGATGTAGTGACATATACTGCAATTATCGATGGATTTTGTCGTGCGGGGAAGATagatgaagccaaaaagatgctGCAGCAAATGTACAAACACGGGTGCAGACCAAATACCGTGACTTATACAGCCTTGTTGAATGGCCTCTGTCAGAATGGAAAATCATTAGAGGCTAGGGAGATGATAAGTGTAAGTGAGGAGAATTGGTGGACTCCAAATGCCATCACGTATAGCGCTGTGATGCATGGATTCCGTAGGGAGGGAAAATTGTCCGAGGCGTGTGATTTGATTAGAGAAATGATCGGAAAAGGTTTTCTCCCAAATCCAGTCGAAATTAACCTGCTTATACAGTCGCTATGTAAATATCAGAATGTAGTAGAAGCTAAAAAATTGTTAGAAGAATGTCTGCATAAGGGTTGTGCTGTGAATGTGGTAAACTTCACTGCTGTAATTTACGGTTTCTGTCAGATTGGTGACTTGGACGCAGCTCTATCAGTGCTAGACGACATGTATTTAAGCAATAAACATCCTGATGCCATCACATACACAGCATTGTTTGATGCATTAGGGAAGAAAGGTAGGTTGGATGAAGCTGCCGAGTTAATTGTAAAAATGCTCGGCAAAGGTTTTGATCCAACTCCTGTAACATACAGAGCAGTCATTCATCGTTTTTGTCAATGGCGACGAGTAGACGATATGATGAAACTATTGGAAAAAATGCTTGCTAGGCAGCCATTTAGAATGGTATACAATCAAGTTATTGAGAAGCTTTGCCATTTCGGAAACTTTGAAGAGGCTGAGAAACTACTAGGGAAGGTTTTGAGAACAGCGTCCAAACTTGATGCTAAAACATGCCATATTCTGATGGAAAGCTATTTGAATAAAGGGACTGCTATGTCAGCATATAAAGTGGCTTGTCAAATGTTTCGACGAAACTTGATTCCGGATTTAAAATTGTGTGAGAAAGTGAGCAAGAAACTGGTGTTAGATGGTAAATCGGCGGAGGCCGATAACCTGATGTTAAGATTTGTTGAGCGGGGAATACAACAAAATGAGATGCATTTGTGA